A genomic region of Cannabis sativa cultivar Pink pepper isolate KNU-18-1 chromosome 1, ASM2916894v1, whole genome shotgun sequence contains the following coding sequences:
- the LOC115708198 gene encoding protein GRAVITROPIC IN THE LIGHT 1 has protein sequence MAEIDGSSRPPQISEMFQKFALAFKAKTFEFFADEEAGEDADGFSLLDSAEEVITDQKVVVIKPDSAFDFTPSQPKLTKSVSDETQLKKHGEFARTRSLSQTQIRPINTQLTQTLISSIFATVSSFEASYLQLQTAHVPFVEENIKAADRALVSHLQRLSEFKRFYVDFCRCPEFQTDLPIGSCLEAQVEENQSKLRVLGTVSDRLQEEMDQKDNEVMALRKKLDEIHNSNSMLSKRLSGNLNSSREVLLSLKVFDSVLHDACSLTHKFTKILIELMRGAGWDLDLAANLVHPNIDYAKKTHNRYAYFSYVCMGMFRNFNSKCFGLSENNGDYSNGHIGNDSDLDKKGSSLKQLLEHVSSNPMELLSRDRNCEFSRFCENKYQEIIHPTMESSIFSDMDRKEVVLNSWRSLSVFYEAYVNMASSIWTLHKLAFSFDPVVEIFQVERGVDFSMVYMEDVTKRLLLPKSKAKVGFTVVPGFKIGRTVIQSQVYLAGLKCNGE, from the coding sequence atggcCGAAATAGATGGTTCGTCAAGACCGCCACAAATCTCTGAAATGTTTCAGAAATTCGCTCTCGCTTTCAAAGCCAAGACCTTCGAATTCTTCGCCGACGAAGAAGCAGGGGAAGATGCTGATGGCTTCTCACTCCTCGACTCTGCCGAAGAGGTAATTACTGACCAGAAAGTTGTCGTTATTAAACCCGACTCGGCTTTCGACTTCACTCCGTCGCAACCGAAGCTCACTAAGTCTGTTTCGGACGAGACCCAGTTGAAGAAGCATGGCGAATTCGCAAGAACGAGGTCTTTGAGCCAGACTCAGATCAGACCCATCAATACCCAATTGACTCAGACCTTGATTTCGTCGATTTTCGCTACGGTTTCTTCTTTCGAGGCATCTTACCTTCAATTACAGACCGCCCATGTCCCCTTTGTTGAAGAGAATATCAAAGCTGCTGATCGAGCTCTCGTCTCTCATCTTCAGAGGCTCTCTGAATTCAAACGTTTCTATGTCGATTTCTGTAGATGTCCTGAGTTCCAGACTGATTTGCCCATTGGGTCTTGCTTGGAAGCCCAGGTTGAGGAGAACCAGAGCAAGCTTCGGGTACTCGGAACCGTTTCAGACCGGTTACAAGAAGAGATGGATCAAAAAGACAACGAAGTTATGGCGCTAAGGAAAAAGTTAGATGAGATTCACAATTCTAATTCCATGTTATCAAAGAGATTATCGGGTAATTTGAATTCGTCTCGTGAGGTTTTGTTATCTCTGAAAGTTTTTGATTCTGTCTTACATGATGCTTGTAGTTTAACTCATAAATTTACTAAGATTTTGATTGAGTTGATGAGGGGAGCTGGGTGGGATTTGGATTTGGCAGCAAATTTGGTTCATCCCAATATTGATTATGCTAAGAAAACTCATAATCGTTATGCATATTTTTCCTATGTTTGTATGGGAATGTTCAGGAATTTTAACTCCAAATGCTTTGGCTTGTCTGAGAACAATGGAGATTATTCTAATGGCCATATTGGGAATGATTCTGATTTAGATAAAAAAGGTTCTTCACTGAAGCAATTACTCGAACATGTATCAAGCAATCCAATGGAATTGCTGAGTAGGGACCGAAATTGCGAATTTTCTAGATTTTGTGAGAACAAGTATCAAGAGATTATCCACCCCACCATGGAGTCTTCGATATTCAGTGATATGGATAGAAAAGAGGTAGTGTTAAACTCATGGAGATCATTGAGTGTGTTCTATGAGGCCTATGTAAACATGGCAAGCTCAATATGGACGTTACACAAGTTGGCCTTTTCGTTTGATCCTGTAGTTGAGATATTTCAAGTGGAAAGAGGTGTAGATTTTTCGATGGTATACATGGAAGATGTCACCAAGCGATTATTGTTGCCAAAATCGAAGGCAAAGGTAGGCTTCACAGTTGTTCCGGGTTTTAAAATCGGACGAACAGTCATTCAATCTCAGGTTTACTTAGCAGGATTGAAATGCAATGGTGAGTGA
- the LOC115704995 gene encoding axial regulator YABBY 1 has protein sequence MSASSAAFSPPDHLSPSDQLCYVYCNFCDTVLAVSVPSESLYKIVTVRCGHCSNLLSVNMRGPLLPAAPNQLHFGHAFFTAPQHLLEDIRSLPSNNNLMMMNNNNNYNHHHQPNPNDLLMPIRGRAEEIPKPPVVNRPPEKRQRVPSAYNRFIKDEIQRIKAGNPDISHREAFSAAAKNWAHYPHIHLGLMPDQPVKKPVIRQQDGDDMLMKDGFFSTTPPAANVGVSPY, from the exons ATGTCGGCCTCGTCCGCTGCCTTTTCACCACCGGACCACCTCTCCCCTTCCGACCAGCTCTGTTACGTTTATTGCAATTTCTGCGATACTGTCCTCGCC GTTAGTGTTCCTTCGGAGAGTTTGTACAAGATTGTGACAGTGAGATGTGGTCACTGCAGCAACCTTCTTTCGGTCAACATGCGTGGACCGCTTCTTCCTGCTGCCCCCAATCAACTCCATTTCGGCCATGCTTTCTTCACTGCTCCTCAACATCTTCTG GAGGATATTCGGAGCCTCCCATCGAATAATAATCTTATGatgatgaataataataataattataatcatcatcatcagccaAACCCTAACGATTTGCTTATGCCAATTCGCGGAAGAGCTGAAGAGATCCCTAAACCTCCGGTTGTTAACAGAC CTCCGGAAAAGAGACAGAGGGTACCATCTGCTTACAACCGTTTCATTaa AGATGAGATCCAACGTATCAAAGCTGGAAATCCAGATATAAGCCACAGAGAGGCCTTTAGTGCTGCTGCAAAGAAT TGGGCCCATTATCCTCATATCCATCTCGGACTAATGCCTGATCAACCCGTGAAGAAGCCAGTTATACGCCAGCAG GATGGTGACGACATGCTTATGAAAGATGGATTTTTCAGTACTACTCCTCCTGCTGCCAACGTTGGCGTCTCTCCCTACTAA